In the Peromyscus maniculatus bairdii isolate BWxNUB_F1_BW_parent chromosome 20, HU_Pman_BW_mat_3.1, whole genome shotgun sequence genome, one interval contains:
- the Cyth4 gene encoding cytohesin-4 isoform X2: protein MAQKEKEMCIGRKKFNMDPAKGIQYLIEHKLLTSDVQDIAQFLYKGDGLNKTAIGTYLGEKDPINLQVLQAFVDCHEFANLNLVQALRQFLWSFRLPGEAQKIDRMMEAFAARYCLCNPGVFRSTDTCYVLSFSVIMLNTGLHNPNVRDRPPFERFVSMNRGINNGSDLPEEQLRNLFDSIKSEPFSIPEDDGGDLTHTFFNPDREGWLLKLGGRVKTWKRRWFILTDNCLYYFEFTTDKEPRGIIPLENLSVQKVDDPKKPFCLELYNPGCRGQKIKACKTDGDGKVVEGKHESYRISAANAEERDQWIEAIRASITRVPFYDLLSARKKKIASKQ, encoded by the exons ATGgcacagaaagagaaggagatgtgTATCGGGCGGAAGAAATTCAACATGGACCCTGCCAAG GGCATCCAGTATCTCATTGAGCACAAGCTGCTGACCTCTGATGTCCAGGACATCGCCCAGTTCCTGTACAAGGGTGACGGCCTCAACAAGACCGCCATTGGCACCTACTTGGGGGAAAA GGACCCCATCAACTTGCAGGTCCTACAGGCCTTTGTGGACTGCCACGAGTTTGCCAACCTCAACCTCGTTCAGGCCCTCAG GCAGTTCCTGTGGAGTTTCCGGCTGCCCGGTGAGGCCCAGAAGATTGACCGCATGATGGAGGCCTTCGCTGCTCGTTACTGCCTCTGTAACCCAGGGGTCTTCCGGTCCACAG ACACCTGCTACGTGCTGTCCTTCTCCGTGATCATGCTCAACACCGGCCTACACAACCCCAACGTCCGGGACAGACCGCCCTTCGAGCGCTTCGTGTCCATGAATCGCGGTATCAACAATGGCAGTGACCTGCCTGAGGAGCAGCTGAGG AACCTCTTTGACAGCATCAAGAGTGAACCCTTCTCCATCCCCGAGGATGATGGCGGTGACCTCACCCACACCTTCTTCAACCCTGACCGTGAAGGTTGGCTACTCAAGCTGG GGGGGCGTGTGAAGACGTGGAAGCGACGCTGGTTCATCCTCACAGACAACTGTCTCTACTACTTTGAGTTCACCACT GACAAGGAGCCTCGAGGGATCATTCCTCTGGAGAACCTCTCAGTGCAGAAGGTGGATGACCCCAAGAAGCCG TTCTGCCTGGAGCTGTACAACCCCGGCTGCCGGGGCCAGAAGATCAAGGCGTGCAAGACTGACGGGGATGGCAAGGTGGTGGAGGGGAAACATGAGTCCTACCGTATCTCAGCCGCCAATGCCGAGGAGCGCGATCAGTGGATTGAGGCCATCAG GGCCAGCATCACACGTGTCCCCTTCTATGACCTGCTGTCTGCTCGGAAAAAGAAGATTGCCAGCAAACAGTGA